The following proteins are co-located in the Silene latifolia isolate original U9 population chromosome 1, ASM4854445v1, whole genome shotgun sequence genome:
- the LOC141611180 gene encoding uncharacterized protein LOC141611180 isoform X1, giving the protein MVIPLSSPLFLYPSDSPSLKLTHMTFNGDNYDLWAAAVKNGLDAKNKLGFVEGTVEKPEGSEQNNYEMVAWRQCNAMIKAWLRNVIDEKLHPSINFNATVVEIWKELKERYAAGNAPRVHQLKSDLAECRQGNRSVVDYYTHLKSIWDELATYSRVPACTCGAAAEFLKEKEEEKVHHFIMGLNTTLYDNLRSSLLMDDDLTSLNRVYALVLREERHKAVTRVREEPANEVAMSARTGAGHGRGFSAQPEQQEYEPPKCTHCGKWYHTEENCWEKHKINGRGRGRGRRGGRGGGRGGRGNGNTNQVANATTTTSEGEPSKKEFTAEEMEQLRTLLNAKAEGNEKLKGPIYEDGDWTG; this is encoded by the exons ATGGTCATACCTCTATCATCCCCTTTATTTTTATATCCTTCCGATAGTCCGAGTCTAAAATTGACTCACATGACTTTTAATGGTGACAATTATGATCTATGGGCTGCTGCGGTAAAGAACGGGCTTGACGCAAAGAACAAGTTAGGTTTTGTTGAAGGAACCGTGGAGAAACCCGAAGGATCAGAACAGAACAATTATGAAATGGTGGCTTGGCGTCAGTGCAACGCCATGATAAAAGCTTGGTTGCGGAATGTGATAGATGAAAAACTGCATCCAAGTATTAATTTTAATGCCACTGTTGTCGAGATATGGAAGGAACTCAAGGAGCGGTATGCCGCAGGCAATGCACCCCGAGTCCATCAACTCAAGAGTGATTTGGCAGAGTGCAGGCAAGGTAATCGTTCCGTAGTTGATTATTACACTCATCTCAAATCAATATGGGATGAATTAGCTACCTATAGCCGCGTCCCTGCGTGTACCTGTGGAGCCGCAGCAGAATTCCTCAAGGAGAAAGAAGAGGAGAAGGTGCATCATTTTATCATGGGGTTAAATACCACTTTGTATGATAACCTCCGTTCCAGTCTATTAATGGATGATGACCTGACTTCTCTCAATAGAGTATATGCTCTTGTTTTGCGAGAGGAACGCCACAAGGCTGTGACCCGTGTCCGAGAAGAACCAGCAAACGAGGTAGCGATGAGCGCTCGTACTGGAGCAGGCCATGGCCGTGGATTTTCTGCCCAGCCAGAACAGCAGGAGTATGAGCCTCCAAAGTGCACGCATTGCGGTAAATGGTACCACACGGAAGAGAATTGTTGGGAGAAGCACAAAATTAATGGTAGAGGACGTGGCAGAGGTAGGCGTGGAGGCCGTGGTGGAGGACGCGGTGGAAGAGGAAATGGAAATACCAACCAGGTTGCTAAtgcaaccaccaccaccagcgAAGGAGAACCATCCAAGAAGGAGTTCACGGCCGAGGAAATGGAACAGTTAAGGACCCTTCTCAATGCTAAAGCCGAAGGTAACGAAAAATTGAAAG GACCAATCTACGAAGACggagattggacggggtga
- the LOC141611180 gene encoding uncharacterized protein LOC141611180 isoform X2, which produces MVIPLSSPLFLYPSDSPSLKLTHMTFNGDNYDLWAAAVKNGLDAKNKLGFVEGTVEKPEGSEQNNYEMVAWRQCNAMIKAWLRNVIDEKLHPSINFNATVVEIWKELKERYAAGNAPRVHQLKSDLAECRQGNRSVVDYYTHLKSIWDELATYSRVPACTCGAAAEFLKEKEEEKVHHFIMGLNTTLYDNLRSSLLMDDDLTSLNRVYALVLREERHKAVTRVREEPANEVAMSARTGAGHGRGFSAQPEQQEYEPPKCTHCGKWYHTEENCWEKHKINGRGRGRGRRGGRGGGRGGRGNGNTNQVANATTTTSEGEPSKKEFTAEEMEQLRTLLNAKAEGPIYEDGDWTG; this is translated from the exons ATGGTCATACCTCTATCATCCCCTTTATTTTTATATCCTTCCGATAGTCCGAGTCTAAAATTGACTCACATGACTTTTAATGGTGACAATTATGATCTATGGGCTGCTGCGGTAAAGAACGGGCTTGACGCAAAGAACAAGTTAGGTTTTGTTGAAGGAACCGTGGAGAAACCCGAAGGATCAGAACAGAACAATTATGAAATGGTGGCTTGGCGTCAGTGCAACGCCATGATAAAAGCTTGGTTGCGGAATGTGATAGATGAAAAACTGCATCCAAGTATTAATTTTAATGCCACTGTTGTCGAGATATGGAAGGAACTCAAGGAGCGGTATGCCGCAGGCAATGCACCCCGAGTCCATCAACTCAAGAGTGATTTGGCAGAGTGCAGGCAAGGTAATCGTTCCGTAGTTGATTATTACACTCATCTCAAATCAATATGGGATGAATTAGCTACCTATAGCCGCGTCCCTGCGTGTACCTGTGGAGCCGCAGCAGAATTCCTCAAGGAGAAAGAAGAGGAGAAGGTGCATCATTTTATCATGGGGTTAAATACCACTTTGTATGATAACCTCCGTTCCAGTCTATTAATGGATGATGACCTGACTTCTCTCAATAGAGTATATGCTCTTGTTTTGCGAGAGGAACGCCACAAGGCTGTGACCCGTGTCCGAGAAGAACCAGCAAACGAGGTAGCGATGAGCGCTCGTACTGGAGCAGGCCATGGCCGTGGATTTTCTGCCCAGCCAGAACAGCAGGAGTATGAGCCTCCAAAGTGCACGCATTGCGGTAAATGGTACCACACGGAAGAGAATTGTTGGGAGAAGCACAAAATTAATGGTAGAGGACGTGGCAGAGGTAGGCGTGGAGGCCGTGGTGGAGGACGCGGTGGAAGAGGAAATGGAAATACCAACCAGGTTGCTAAtgcaaccaccaccaccagcgAAGGAGAACCATCCAAGAAGGAGTTCACGGCCGAGGAAATGGAACAGTTAAGGACCCTTCTCAATGCTAAAGCCGAAG GACCAATCTACGAAGACggagattggacggggtga